CAGAGAATACATTACCCGCTATAGAAGCTGCATTAGATTTTCTGATGCCAACCATAGAAACTGATTGCGGTATTACTCTTGATGGTGTTCCTGTTTTGGATCATGATCCGCATATCGAAGCTGCAAAAACACGTAAAGCAGATGGTACTACTTATGAGTATAAAGATGAAGTTCTAGTTAAAGATCTTTCTTTAGATCAAATTCAAAATACATTTATTGCCGATAAAATCTTAAAAGGAAGGCCTTCTCAAACCAATGATCTGTCTTTATCACCTGTTGCTGTTGCTTTTGCAAACCAAAACAAGTTTATAGATCCATATATTATGCCTTCCTTACAACAGGTATTCGATTTTGTAAATTTTTATGTTTCATATTACCAAAACGGACCTGGGGCTTCAGATCCCGAGGCAGTGAAACGTTGGAAGAATGCATCCAAGGTTCGTTTTAATATTGAAACCAAAATTAATCCAAAGACAGATGTCGATGATCGTGGTGATATCTTTGCTAACAGAACAGTAGACCCAAAAACTTTTACAACAGCATTAGCCGATGTAATTATTGCAAATCATCTTACAGATCGGGCAGATATTCAAAGTTTTGATTTCAGAACACTCCTTATTGCTCATAAACAATATCCAGAGATAAGAACTGTATGTTTATTTGGTGACTTTCCCAAAGTTGGTAATACGGGAGACGGAACTAATTTACAAGATCAAAACGGGCAAAATACACCTTGGCTAGCAGGACTATATTGGCCCTATAGAAATACAAAATTAGACACTCCTTTTCGGGTAAAAAGTAGTGGAGGTTTTGAAGGGATGGCACTAAGTACTAATAAAAAGACACTATTACCTTTATTAGAAAAACCTCTTGAAGGCTCTGAAAACAATAATTTGTTGATTCACGAATTTGATTTAGAAAGTAAATCATATACAGGTAAAAAATTCGAATACCCCCTTGATAAAAAGGCCCGTGCCATAGGTGATTTTATTATGTTTAGCTCAAAAAGAGGATTAATCATAGAGCGAGATAATTCTCAGGGAGATATACATGGTTATAAGGCAATCTATGAGGTTGAATTAGATAAAAACGAAACATTGATAGAAAAACGACTAAATGTTGATCTTCTTAAAATCAATGATATTCGTAGAATATCTGAGCCGGGATTAGAGGGCGATATAGGAATAGGAAAAGATTTTGCATTTCCATTTGTAACCATAGAAAGTGTAGTGGTATTTAATCCTTTTTTAATCGGAGTCCTCAATGATAACAACTATCCATTTAGTGTAGGTCGCCATATAGGTATGGGACTCCCCGATGATAATGAGTTTATTCTTTTATGGCTAGATCAACCATTAGGAAAACAATGGGGAGAGATAAAACCCAATACAAAAAATATAGCTGCCAATACCATAAAAGTATATCCAAATACATTTAGAAACGAGGTTACTTTTTTTAATACCCTAAAAAAAGAAAACACGGTATCTATTGATATTTATGATGTACATGGTAATCTCGTTAGAAAACTAGTCGATCAACAACAAAATGAAGAAGGCTTTACATATATCTGGAATGGTACATCAAAAAATGGGTATGAGGTTTCTAAAGGACTCTATATTGCCGTAATCGAGATTAATGGTGAGTTTATCAAAAAGAAACTCTTAAAAAAATAACATCGCATAACTAACTTCATTTCACTCAATAAACCAACTAAGCAGAAAAACCACCTATACGGGTGGTTTTTTTATAGCATAATAGCCATAGTGTATTCTCTAATCTGTATGATGAACACCTTTAGACATCCAAATATTTACAAAATATAGTAGCTAGAGTATCCTCTATTATCACTGAAAACCGGGTAGTATATGTGATAACAATTATAAATATTTGCACTCAAATTGTAATACTATTTGGAATTCGAACCATACCCCTATTAAAAAGTAAGCTCATGAAAAATGTAAAAGTATTTGCTACCCTAATCTTAGCTGTCATTAGTATTGGATGTACTAGTGATGACGATACTCCTGTCATAGAAACTACTATTACTGTAAAAGATTTTGAAACTACTATAGACGAAAACCCAACCACCGGACAAGAACTAGGAACAATTGATGTAACTACCAACCAAGGTACATTAACCTATGCTTTTAAAAGCGAAGAGCCCGCCAACGCTTTTGATATAGATACAAAAACTGGAAAACTCACTATAAAAAATGCTACTCTATTTGATTATGAAACCAAGGTAATACTTACAGCAACAGTGCTTATAAAAAATGGAGATCTAACTAAAGAAGCGAAGGTAACCATACACCTAAACGATATAGAGGATTCGAACATTACCGTAAAAGATTTTGAAACTACTATAGACGAAAACCCAACCACCGGACAAGAACTAGGAACTATTGAGGCCACAACAGACCAGGGAGAATTAACCTATAGTTTAAAAAACGAAACTCCAGAAGGTGCTTTTGCAATAGATACCAAAACAGGAAAACTTACGGTAAAAGATGCTACCCTGTTTGATTATGAAACCAGGACATCACTTACTGCCACAGTAGTAGTAAATAACAAAGAAATTAGTAAAGAAGCTAAGACAACAATAACCTTAAACAATGTTATAGAAAATATTGTATTTGCAGATGCGAACTTTAAAAAAGCGCTACTAGAACATACCAAACCAATAATAGATGCAAATGGAGATCAGGAAATAGATACTGGAGAAGCTCTAATTGTTAAAAGATTACATCTAAATAACAAAAATATCTCTGATCTTTCTGGAATTGAATATTTTACTGCTCTAACCTATCTTACTTGTAACGAAAACCAATTAACTTCTTTAGGTATTAGTAAAAATATAAATTTGGATTTTCTAGGTTGTCGAGATAACCAAATAGCCTCTCTTGATTTAAGTAAAAATACTGCCTTAACCGGATTACAGTGTGATGAAAATATGCTTACTGCATTGGATTTGAGTAAAAATATAAACTTGAATTGGTTGACTTGTGCTCAAAATCAACTTAGTGCTTTAGATGTAAGCCATAATACTGCATTAACAACAATAGCTTGTGGTCGTAATAAATTAACCGCTCTAGATGTAAGTAATAATATTGCTTTGACAGGCCTATACTGTGAATATAATTTAATCAACACTTTAGATGTAAGTAAACAAGTTAATTTGTCAATATTAGATTATTCTAGCACTAAAATAACAACTCTAGATACAAGCAATAATATAGCCCTAACTCGTCTTTATTGTAGTAGTAATAACTTAACAAGTCTAGACATAAGCAAAAATACTGCTTTAACCCTTTTACAATGTAATAACAATAGGCTAACCTCTCTAGACTTAAGTAAAAATATTAAACTGGACAATCTTAATTGTGGTTGGAATAGAATGACTTCATTAGATTTAAGCAAAAACACTGCTCTAACACGTTTAATTTTTGAAGTCAACCCACAATTAGTTTCTTTGTATATGAAAAACGGAAATAACAATATTTTAGGAACCGTACGTCTGCAAAACAATTCTAATCTTACCTGTATTGAAGTAGATGATCCTACTGCTTCATATTTAGCAAATTGGCAAAAAGATGCAGCTGCCAGTTATTCTAGTGATTGTACTCCATAAAAAGGGTAATAAAATAATTGAATACAATTCCCTCTTGCACTACTGTAATGAGGGTTTTTTCTGCTCAATAATTTCGGTAAAAACAAGGCTTTAATAGTTTATATGTAAAGTAAAAATTAAATATTTGGTTATCCATGCAACCCTTTGTTTTCTCAATTGTCTATGAAATACAAAATCATTAGAACTACAATTATTTTTAAAAAAATCAGTCAAATCAAAAGTTATAAACAAGTTCAATATGCATCGACATTTTAAATTTAGAAACCTAAAAAAAAGGACACAGCAATTCATACTATGCTGCTTAACTATATTTTTTATAAGTACCAGCGCTGTAGCTCAGGACAACTACACCATAAGTGGTACAATAAAAGATAACAATAATGGAGAAACACTTTTTGGTGCTTCTGTTTTTTTAAAGGGTACTTCTATTGGTGTAATCACCAATGAGTATGGTTTTTATTCTATTACCGCCCCAAAAGGAAACTATACTCTTGTTGCCTCCTACGTAGGGTATACAGATATTAATAAAGAAGTACTACTCGACAAAAATCAAAAAATAGATTTTGATATTATAGAATCTTCTACAGAATTAGATGAGGTAATAATTAAAAGTGAGGAAACCGAACGTGTAAGTCTTAGGAAACCCGAAATGAGTGTATCTAAGCTAAACATCAAAACTGTAAAACAAATGCCGGTAGTATTAGGAGAAGTAGATATCATAAAATCTATTCAGATGCTACCAGGAGTGACTAAAAACGGTGAAGGCTCTAGTGGGTTTCATGTAAGAGGTGGTGCAGCAGATCAAAATTTGGTCTTACTTGATGAAGCAATAATTTATAATACTTCTCATTTATTAGGCTTCTTTTCTGTTTTTAATGCAGATGCAATTAAAGATATTAAGCTATACAAAGGTGGGATTCCTGCTCGTTTTGGAGGTAGAACTTCTTCTGTACTAGATGTTCGTCAAAAGGATGGAAATAACAAGAAATTTAGTCTTACCGGAGGGATTGGTGTAATTTCTAGCCGATTAGCCGCCGAGGGGCCTCTATTTAGTGATAAAGGTTCCTTTTTGGTTGCAGGTAGAGGTTCTTATGTAAACCTCATATTAAAAGCAGCTGGTGAAAAAAACACCGCCGGTTTTTATGATCTAAATCTTAAAACTAATTATACGCTTAGTAAAAAGAACAAACTCTATCTCTCTGGATATTTTGGTAGAGACACGTTTAAATTTGGTGAGAATTTTGGCGTAGGGTATGGAAACTTATCAGGGAATTTAAGATGGAATCATATTTTTAACGATAAATTATTCTCCAACGCGTCCTTCATATATAGTAAATATGATTATGACATCGATATTGCTATGGAGGAATTCGAATGGATTTCGTCTATTAACAACTATAATCTAAAGTATGATCTTAAATATTATGCCAGCAATAAGTTTAAATTAGATTTTGGAGTTAGCGGTATCTACTATGATTTTGATCCTGGACAAGTACAGCCCACATCAGCAAGTTCTGCAGTAAATCCTTTATCTCTGGATCGAAAAAAAGCTTTTGAGAGTGGTGTATATGTAAATGCAGAACATAAACTTACCGATAAGCTAACTGTACAATATGGTGTTAGATATAGTGCTTTTAGTCGATTAGGCGGGCAAGCTTTGAAAAATTATGCTAATGATCAACCAGTAGTATATAATAGTACATTAGGTTTTTATGAAAGAGGTATCGAAATTGGTGAAACCGATTATAAAAAAAGTGAAACGATTAAGAGTTATGGTAATTTCGAACCCAGAGCATCCCTGGCATATCAGCTAAATGATGTTTCCTCTATTAAAATGGGATATTCAAGAGCAGCGCAATATATTCATTTATTATCCAATACTACCTCTA
This region of Aquimarina spinulae genomic DNA includes:
- a CDS encoding cadherin domain-containing protein, yielding MKNVKVFATLILAVISIGCTSDDDTPVIETTITVKDFETTIDENPTTGQELGTIDVTTNQGTLTYAFKSEEPANAFDIDTKTGKLTIKNATLFDYETKVILTATVLIKNGDLTKEAKVTIHLNDIEDSNITVKDFETTIDENPTTGQELGTIEATTDQGELTYSLKNETPEGAFAIDTKTGKLTVKDATLFDYETRTSLTATVVVNNKEISKEAKTTITLNNVIENIVFADANFKKALLEHTKPIIDANGDQEIDTGEALIVKRLHLNNKNISDLSGIEYFTALTYLTCNENQLTSLGISKNINLDFLGCRDNQIASLDLSKNTALTGLQCDENMLTALDLSKNINLNWLTCAQNQLSALDVSHNTALTTIACGRNKLTALDVSNNIALTGLYCEYNLINTLDVSKQVNLSILDYSSTKITTLDTSNNIALTRLYCSSNNLTSLDISKNTALTLLQCNNNRLTSLDLSKNIKLDNLNCGWNRMTSLDLSKNTALTRLIFEVNPQLVSLYMKNGNNNILGTVRLQNNSNLTCIEVDDPTASYLANWQKDAAASYSSDCTP
- a CDS encoding TonB-dependent receptor, producing the protein MHRHFKFRNLKKRTQQFILCCLTIFFISTSAVAQDNYTISGTIKDNNNGETLFGASVFLKGTSIGVITNEYGFYSITAPKGNYTLVASYVGYTDINKEVLLDKNQKIDFDIIESSTELDEVIIKSEETERVSLRKPEMSVSKLNIKTVKQMPVVLGEVDIIKSIQMLPGVTKNGEGSSGFHVRGGAADQNLVLLDEAIIYNTSHLLGFFSVFNADAIKDIKLYKGGIPARFGGRTSSVLDVRQKDGNNKKFSLTGGIGVISSRLAAEGPLFSDKGSFLVAGRGSYVNLILKAAGEKNTAGFYDLNLKTNYTLSKKNKLYLSGYFGRDTFKFGENFGVGYGNLSGNLRWNHIFNDKLFSNASFIYSKYDYDIDIAMEEFEWISSINNYNLKYDLKYYASNKFKLDFGVSGIYYDFDPGQVQPTSASSAVNPLSLDRKKAFESGVYVNAEHKLTDKLTVQYGVRYSAFSRLGGQALKNYANDQPVVYNSTLGFYERGIEIGETDYKKSETIKSYGNFEPRASLAYQLNDVSSIKMGYSRAAQYIHLLSNTTSITPLDVWTPSGKYIKPQLSDQYALGYFRNFKDKMYSLEVEAYYKTTDNRIDYIDGSDLIGNNTIETEILNGESRAYGLEFLARKNEGKLTGWISYTLSKAEQRSLGSNAGGPGINNGDWYNTAYDRTHDFSVTGAYKLNDKWSFGANLVFQTGRPVTYPNGQYEYEGLSVASYAARNSDRLPSYHRLDISATYRPNRKPNRRWKGEWIFGIYNVYNQKNAASISFGQNVETGANEATRTAIFGIVPSVIYNFKF
- a CDS encoding esterase-like activity of phytase family protein, which gives rise to MGLFTLQAQKLTSKDKSLEKSKFDLPTDNHFNRKTYLKGTGKSFINFGDILISRAVLPAASFSNGPTSGQYINQGLINQQPVPFYNKQPIQGFSAILNNYDRTFTVLSDNGFGSIENSSDYNLRLYKIKPNFKSIIGWGNGSIDILSYIELRDPNGLIPFAITNHFSDSRVLTGADFDIESIQRTSNGEYWIGDEFGPFLLHFDKNGVLLDPPIPLPDFDTPGKELRAPQNPYSEEYSALRIMNAMRSHAKAYGSKSPVMSPWYVMLDDQNTNTVVGSRKNPPSTLTNASSELFNVSSLNRAGHQVVAYTVNDLENINLLLDLGVQGIISDRPDVLLEALQNFDNNKDGQPDFMTAEGLIDINLFDAQGHRGSRNLRPENTLPAIEAALDFLMPTIETDCGITLDGVPVLDHDPHIEAAKTRKADGTTYEYKDEVLVKDLSLDQIQNTFIADKILKGRPSQTNDLSLSPVAVAFANQNKFIDPYIMPSLQQVFDFVNFYVSYYQNGPGASDPEAVKRWKNASKVRFNIETKINPKTDVDDRGDIFANRTVDPKTFTTALADVIIANHLTDRADIQSFDFRTLLIAHKQYPEIRTVCLFGDFPKVGNTGDGTNLQDQNGQNTPWLAGLYWPYRNTKLDTPFRVKSSGGFEGMALSTNKKTLLPLLEKPLEGSENNNLLIHEFDLESKSYTGKKFEYPLDKKARAIGDFIMFSSKRGLIIERDNSQGDIHGYKAIYEVELDKNETLIEKRLNVDLLKINDIRRISEPGLEGDIGIGKDFAFPFVTIESVVVFNPFLIGVLNDNNYPFSVGRHIGMGLPDDNEFILLWLDQPLGKQWGEIKPNTKNIAANTIKVYPNTFRNEVTFFNTLKKENTVSIDIYDVHGNLVRKLVDQQQNEEGFTYIWNGTSKNGYEVSKGLYIAVIEINGEFIKKKLLKK